In Flavobacterium piscisymbiosum, the sequence ATAACTAAATAAAAAAACTGCGATAATCAGTTTAAATCTTTGCTAATCTGCGTGCTATTTCTTCCGCAGCTTTGCGAACTCTGCGTTTTGTCAGCATAATCTATTAAAAACCTTGCTCCCAATAGCTATTGGGATTGCGTTTAAGACATCACTCAAATTTTAAACTTGCATTTCTCGACATCAAATACGAAGTCAACTTTTTTATCTTCCCTTTTTCCATTTCAAAAACATCACAAAAAACAGCATCCAGCATATTTCCGTTTTTCATATTTCCTTGTACAGCACCTTCTGCAATGACAATATCATTTTCCTCTATCAATTTTATAATCTGAATAGAAGGACTTCCAACAAAATTATCATTCTCAATTTCTTTGTCAAATGCTTCTTTACCAACATGCTGATAAATACCAGGCATTTCCCAAATAACATCTTCAGTAAGGCAGTCAAGTATTCTTTCATGATCGCTTACTCTAAAAGCAGCCATGTATTCGTTTACAGTTTGTTTGTTTAATGACATGTCTAAGACTAATAAGAGTTAATAATCTATTCGCTAACCTTTTTATATTCAAAGGTTCCTATCTGGGGTTTTGTAATGATACGTTTATTGGCATCAAAACAACAATAATGGTAAGTTCAGAATTGTCTTTCGATAGTTTCCATTTTGCTTTGTGAGATTCGTCACCAACCAAACTTTCAAAATCTCCATTCTCTTTAAAAACCTGATACACCTGATCTGTTTTATAATACTCCTGAATGTTCTTTTCTTTCCCTTTTTTGGTCCATTTTACCAATTGCCATTTTCCTATAAGTTCTTTTGAGGTTTGGGCATTTACAGAAAATCCTATTATACAAATAAGGATTAAGAATATTTTTTTCATCATTAAAATAATTAGAGGTGAAATATAAAATTAGTAATTAATCTGTTTTGTATCTGTAAGTTAAGTGAATTTTCTATTTGAAATTTATGTTTTCTAATTATTAAATCCAAGCCTAATATCCGGATGAATATGCCTTATTTATACTTTTTTTAACACGAACCTCATAATCTGATAAATATCATTTAATTGTAGGAATTCCTCATGTAATTTTGATCGTAAAATTAAGGGAAATTATTATGATCAAGATTTTAAATTATTTATTGCCTCCACGTAAATGGGTACCCTTTGTTATAGTGGCAGTTGGAGTAGGAACAGGATTATTTGCTTATTTATTATATGTGTCCAATGCAGTGTCTTATCTCTCAGATGATCCTAAAACATGTGTGAACTGCCATGTAATGACTCCTTTTTATGCCACCTGGCAACATAGCTCGCACGGACGTGTGACCACTTGTAATGATTGCCATGTACCTCATAACAATGTTTTTAATAAATATTTTTTTAAAGCTAAAGATGGTATCTACCACGCAACAGTATTTACATGGCGTGCAGAACCACAAGTTATTCATATTAAGGAAGCAGGAACAGATGTGGTTCAAAAAAACTGTCAGCGCTGTCACGGAGATCTTAATGCCAATGTAAAGACAACAGGAGTGACACTTGAAAGTAAAAGTCATGGCGAAGGAAAATTATGCTGGGATTGTCACCGCGAAGTTCCGCACGGAAAAGTAAATAGCCTTTCCTCAGTACCTAATGCGAGAGTTCCTTTATTACAATCTCCAGTTCCTGAGTGGCTGCAAAAACAAACCGATAGTACCGCAACTGAAAAAAAGAAAGAAACAAAACAAACTAAATAAAAATACAAACTAAAAAATTAATTAAATACAGATATAATTATGGCACCACTAAAAGAAACTATAAAACGCAAACCATGGTTAGGATGGGTAATGTTTGGCGTTACAATGCTAGTTGTATTTATGCTGGGATTACTGGTAAATAGTGTAATGGAACGCCGCACAGAAGCTTTATTTGTAAATAGAGTATTGGCTCCTGTTGGTGAATTCGAATCTAAAAATGAAGTTTGGGGAGCCAATTATCCTCGTGAATATCAAACCTATATTGAAACGGCAGATACTACTTTTTCAAGTAAATACGGAGGTGGAAAAATGAAAGACATGTTGCATGAAGATCCGCGCATGGTGGTGCTCTGGGCAGGATATGCTTTCTCTAAAGATTACAATCAGGGAAGAGGGCATTTTTATGCGCTGGAAGATATTTACAATACTTTAAGAACAGGAGCTCCAAAAGGACCTCAGGACGGACCACAACCTGCCAGCTGTTGGGTATGTAAATCACCGGATGTACCACGTATGATGGATAAATTAGGTATCGATGAGTTCTACAAACAAACTTGGGCTGCTCTTGGGCCAGAAATTGTAAACCCTATTGGATGTGCAGATTGTCACGATTCTAAAACAATGAACCTGAAAATTACGCGTCCGGCGTTAATTGAAGCATTTAAAGAACAAGGAAAAGATATTACAAAAGCGACTCACAACGAAATGCGTTCATTAGTTTGTGCACAATGTCACGTTGAGTATTACTTTGATAAAAAATCTGTAGAAGGTGCTGTTAAAGTAAAATTCCCTTGGAAGAATGGTATGGGGGTAGAAGATATGGAAAAATACTATGATGGTATTGAGTTTTCAGACTTTACACATGCTTTAAGTAAGGCGCCAATTCTAAAAGCACAACATCCTGATTACGAAATTCATCAAATGGGTATTCACGGACAAAGAGGTGTTTCTTGTGCAGATTGTCATATGCCATATAAAAGCGAAGGCGGACAAAAATTTACAGATCATAAAATACAATCGCCTCTTAATAACGTCGCAAATTCTTGTCAGGTTTGTCACCGTGAAGAAGAAAAAACATTGGTAGCAAACGTAACCGAGCGCCAGGATAAAATTTATCAAATACGTATTGAGCTTGAAGATCAATTAGTAAAAGCACATATTGAAGCAAAATTAGCCTGGGATAAAGGAGCTACAGAAGCTCAGATGAAAAATATTCTGCAATTAATTCGTCAGTCTCAATGGCGTTGGGATTTTACTGCAGCATCACACGGAGGATCATTCCACGCTCCGTTAGAAACTGCAAGAGTAATTACCAATGGTTTGAACAAAGCAGCAGAGGCAAGAATTGCTTTGGGTAAAGTATTAGCTTCTTTAGGACAAACAGGACCAATACAATATCCTGATATTTCGACCAAAGCAAAAGCACAGCAATTTATTGGTCTGGATATGGCTAAAGAAAGAGCTAATAAAGCTGAATTCAAAAAAACACTTTTGCCGCAATGGCTGGAGCAGGCAAAGAAAAAGTAATTGCTGTATTCAGCAAATAAATATAAAATATATTGAAGAGGGTTCATACAAATTTTGATAAATTGTATGAAACCCTTTTTCAAGTTAAATGTTTCAAATTCAAAATAAGAATGAGAATAGTTAATTTAGAAGATCAGAAAATTGCTAAAAAGAAACTTTGGCAATTTCCGTGGGATTATAAAGAATCATTTATAATTGCTGCCGGATTACTGGTAACAGGATACTTATTACAGATTACTACAAGAACAAGTATAAAAGCGGTAAGTGCACCCATAAATTATATAATTGGTGCTTTGTTTATAATAATGTTGCTTTTACTGCATTTTACAAGTAGAACGCATCCTTGGGTAAAATGGCTAAGATCTGTACCTGCATCAGTGAGTGCTATTGTTTTAGTTTTAATACAGGCCGTTATTATGGGAACACTTCCTCAGCAAAATTTTGTTGAGGGCGTAAAGCCGGATTTGTTTGGTTTTTCTTTTGTACTAACGAGCTGGCCATTTATAATAGCACAACTATATTTTCTTACTACCCTTGGGCTTGCAACTCTTAATAGAATGACACCCTGGCAATGGAAAAACTGGGGATTTATACTAAATCATTTAGGTCTTTTTATCGCAATGACTGCCGGTATTTTGGGAAGCGGAGATTTACAGCGATACACAATGAAATTGTATGAAAATCAGTTGGTTTGGGGTGCCGAAAATGAAGAAGGCGTCATGGTACCAATGCCAATTGCTTTTGAGCTTACCAGTTTTGATATGGAAACCTTTACTCCAAAACTAGCATTAGCTGACATCACAAACAATAGTATTGAAACAAAAGGAGTCAACGCGTTGCGAATGATTAGCAAAGGCGACAGTTATGATTATAAAGGCTATAAAATTAAGATTGTTAATTATATCGAAGATAGCAAGTTTACAGGAAACGGCTATTTTCCCGTTAATGAAGAAGGCGCAACTCCGGCAGCTCTGGTCGAAGTAAAGTCTGCAACAATAGATACTACAGCGTGGATTAGTTGCGGAAGTTTTGCAACCGAATATTCTTATTTACAGTTGAATGATAAAGAGGCCATTGTAATGTTGCAGCCTGAAGCAAAAAAATACAGTTCACATGTAAATGTATATGTAAAAGATGATAAAAACGATAAAACTGTAATCGAAGTCAATAAACCTTATAAAGTTGGAGGATGGAAAGTATACCAGTTAAGTTATGATGAGAAATTTGGGAAATGGTCCAAATTAAGTGTTGTAGAATTGGTACGTGATCCATGGTTACCCGTAGTCTATTCCGGTATTTTTATGATGATTATTGGAGCAGCTTACTTGATATTTAAAGGAAGAGGAACTGTGATTTAACTCAATTATGAGTATGAATTAATGTTTGAATTATATATAAATAAAGATTTTTTAAATGAATTACTGGATCTATTTTTCTAATTATGCTTTTTTCGCCATTATTTGCTGGCTAATTTGCATGCTACTTCAGGTTGTAAAACTGAAGCGCAATAAAATGTTACCTATTCTGCTTTTTGCAGCATTGGGAGGTTTGTCTATGGTGGTGTTTACGTATAACCTATGGCAAAATTTAGGACGTCCGCCAATGCGTACTCTGGGTGAAACGAGACTTTGGTATGCTGTTTTTTTACCTGTTATTGGAATAATAACTTACATCAGGTGGCAATATAAATGGCTGCTCAATTATAGCTTAGTAATGGCAACCGTATTTTTAACCATCAATTATTTTAATCCGGATACGTACAATAAAGCCTTAATGCCGGCCTTACAAAGTGTTTGGTTTGTACCTCATGTTTTAGTCTACATATTTTCGTATGCCTTACTCGCTGCTTCATCAATTGTGGCGTGTTACGGATTATTCGAATATTACAGAGGCAAGTATAAAAACAACATACTTCAGTTGGCCAATAATTTAGTCTATGTAGGTTTTGGTTTTCTTTCGTTAGGTTTATTGTTTGGGGCTTTATGGGCAAAAGAAGCCTGGGGACATTATTGGACCTGGGATCCAAAAGAAACCTGGGCGATGCTTACCTGGTTAGGATATTTAATTTATATACACATGCACTACCGTTATCCGGATAGTGTTAAACCAGTTTTGATAACTTTGGCGCTGGCGTTTGTTATATTGTTGCTTTGCTGGTTTGGGGTGAATTATATGCCATCTTCGGCACAAAGTGTTCACACTTACACAAATGGGTAAACTAAAAAAAGGAGCAGAAATTTATACCATAAGTTTCTGCTTCTTTTTTATTAATTCTATCTTTCTATTGATTTTTAGCAATATTCCAAAAACTCATTTTTCTTCTGGTTACAAAACCTAGTTTTTCATATAGCCCAATTGCTCCAATATTGCTTTCTACAACGTGTAAATAAGGAGTTTTATTTTCATTAAAAATGTTATTCACACAATGGGCAATTAATTGTTTTGCGTAGCCTTTTCCGGTATGGTCAGGATGGGTAATAATAGCGCTAACTTCAGTAAAGTCATTCATTTTCATGCGTTCGCCTGTTATCGCAACCAATTGATTTTCTTTAAAAATTCCGTAATAATTGCCTAATGCAGCTGTTTTGTTTTTAAAATATCCGGGCTGAACTAAATTGACCAACTGAACCAATTCTTCATTATGTTCTTCAGTAAGTTTTACAATTTTATCCGTTATTGATAGTTCGATTTTGTTGTAAACAATCATTTGCAGGCAAATTAATTCTTTTACAATTTTTAATGAATTTGATATTTCAGGTTTTTCTCCAACAATAAAGAAATTTTCTGTTGCTACTGAATATTGATTTGATGCTTCTAAAGTACTTTCAGAATTTATAAAACCTCCAAAAGGACAATAATCCGGATTGTAAAATTTAGTGTTTCCATAATCTAAAACAAATCCTCTATGAGTTTCTGAAAGTGAATTCCAAACCGGATTGTCTAGTTTATTTTCTTGTATGCTTTTCATTATTGTAAATTTTGTCTTCGATAAATCTTTAAAATACTTTAAATTACTCTTTTTCTTTTATTTGATAAAAGAATTTGAAAGAACTTGCAACTGCGGGATGTAAAATAGTAGCATGATTTTCCTGCGGGAAATAATCAAAATAAACTTTTATGTTTTTACTTTTTGATGCCTTGATTTTCTCGGCAAGTAAATTAGCATCTATTTCCATCACTCTCGGGATTTCGGTAGGAGTAAGGCCTTCTTTACCAACAGCGACATAAACCTCAGTTTTTTGATTAAAATTTTCCTGAAAAATAACACTATCCTGATTTAGAATAGAACCATTATTCCACCAAATACTTGGGCTTACAATAACGTATTTATTAAAAAGTGTCGGCTTCTTTAATAAAATTTCAGTTTCTAATAACCCTCCTAACGATTGTCCTATAATGGTCTTAGAATCATTTGTTTTATATTTTTTATCAATAAATGGCTGTAATTCTTTTTCGATAAAAGCAATAAATTTATCTGAATGTCCGGAAGTTGCAAAACGTTTTTGATCTTTTTCTATAGTTGTCGGGAAAGTAAAATCTCTCCTTCTGTCAATCGTTGCAATTCCCACCACAATTGATTTCGGAACCTGATTTACCCATTCAAAACTATTAAATTGTACCAAACCAGCGATATGAATAAAATCTTCATCGGCCGAACCGTCTAGTAAATAAATTACAGGATATTTAGTTGAGTCATCAGCTTTATAACCTTCAGGAAGATAAATATTCAGAATTCTTTTTTCGCCCAGTTCTTTCGATTGTATTTCGTCTATAACACCTAATACAAAAGGTTTACTGGTATCTGTTGATTTAGATTCATTCGTTTGACTAGATAAAATTGTGGAGGTAAAAAGAAAAAAAGCAAGGGCAATAATTTTATTCATTTTGTGGTATTTTATGTCTAGTATGATTTCTCATAATAGGTTTAATGTATTGTAGTAAATTAACAGCTTCTCTGTGTTAGTGTTTTATATGGATTGTCTAATTCTGGTTATGAGACGTGATACAGTATTCTAAATAATCAACAATTTTTTCCTGAAGCCTTTTTTCTAAAAAATCGTTACTGCCTTTTAAAGCATCAGCTATCTGAATTGCTTCTTTTTGATATGCACTAATTTTTTCTATTCCCCAAAGTTGAGGTGGAGTTTGTAGATTTGTTATTCTGTCCGCCAGTTTTACAGCCCAAACTTCTTTTGGTAGTTGTTTGATACGATCTAAGCTGTCGGTCATTCTGCTTTCTTTTGGAATTTCTGCATTCTTTGTCAATGCTAAAACAGCCTTAGCAATTTCTGTACTAAATTCTTGAGAAAGTTCCTCAAATGTGGTATTTGTATCTTCTAAAATATCATGAAGTAAAGCCACCTGAACGGCAAACTCAGCATTAAACTCTTTTGTGTTTTGTGAAGCAACCAATATTTCCATTGCTACATTACTTAAATGAACAACGTATGGTAAGTTTGTTCCAGGAATTAATTGATTGATATCTGCGTGTTTTTTTGCGGCAAATTTTATTGCTTTTTGATAAAGCGTTTGTATGTTGATCATATTATTTTTTCAAAGGGTAAATACTTTGCAGTTTGCAAGCCTCGCAGTTTGATAGAATATTTCTGCTATACGAAAATACAAATTAAATTTAGGATTATCTAAAATGATTGATTTTACAGGGATTTAATCAGAACACATCTTTAATAACCGGAATAAAAAAATCCCGTTTCAATCGAAACAGGATTTCGTAAGTACAAAATAAAATGATTAAGCTTTCGAAGCAAAAATTTTGTCCAGGCCTTCCATAGCAATGGTGAATCCTTCTTTGAATCCCATTTCGATAATCTTTTCTAAATCGGATAGTTTTTCGTGTTTAATAGCAATGTCTACAAAAGTAGTATCGCCTTGTTCTGAAAAATTGACATCCCAATCAGAACGCGGAAAATCATTGTTTAAATTACCTTCGTTATCGCAAAAAGCATCCAGATATTTAAAATTTGTCTTTGGAGTTATCGAAGTAAAATCAGCCAAAGCCCAATGTTCTTCGCCTTGAGGCCCAACCATTGCGTAAAGTCTTTGTCCGCCTTCTTTAAATTCCATTCTTTTTGTTTTAGATTTCCAAGGGGCAGGAGCCCACCATTGATCTAAAATTTCAGCTTCTGTCCAAGCTGACCAAACATTGGCAAGTGATGCATTGAACTCACGTTTTACATTTACCGTACTGGTTTCTTTGTTTACAGTAAAATTCATTAATAAGTTAGATTTCATTTTCTTAAGATTTTAAATTCATTATTATTTTATCTGGCTTATTGCACTGTTTACTTTTGTGCTTCAAGGATTTTATCCAAAGTTTCCATAGTGCTTGTAAAGCCTTCTTTAAAGCCCATTTCGATTATTTTTTCTAAATCAGATAAGCTATTGCGTTTAATTTCAATATCAACAATTACAGAATCTCCTTGTTCAGAGAAATTGATATCCCAATACGAACTTCCAAAAGTTGAATCCGGATTACCTTCGGCATCGCAAAAAGTAGCGGAATATTTAAAATTGGTTTTTGGAGAAATCGCGGTATAATCAATACGTCCCCATCGTTCCTGATTTTCAGTTCCTACCATGGCGTATAATCTATGTCCGCCTTCTGTAAAATCCATGTGTTTTGTTTTAGATGTAAATGGGGCAGGAGCCCACCATTGATCTAAAATTTCAGCTTCTGTCCATGCTGACCAAACATG encodes:
- a CDS encoding SRPBCC family protein codes for the protein MKSNLLMNFAVNKETITVNITREFKASLSHVWSAWTEAEILDQWWAPAPFTSKTKHMDFTEGGHRLYAMVGTENQERWGRIDYTAISPKTNFKYSATFCDAEGNPDSTFGSSYWDINFSEQGDSVIVDIEIKRNSLSDLEKIIEMGFKEGFTSTMETLDKILEAQK
- a CDS encoding alpha/beta hydrolase, which gives rise to MNKIIALAFFLFTSTILSSQTNESKSTDTSKPFVLGVIDEIQSKELGEKRILNIYLPEGYKADDSTKYPVIYLLDGSADEDFIHIAGLVQFNSFEWVNQVPKSIVVGIATIDRRRDFTFPTTIEKDQKRFATSGHSDKFIAFIEKELQPFIDKKYKTNDSKTIIGQSLGGLLETEILLKKPTLFNKYVIVSPSIWWNNGSILNQDSVIFQENFNQKTEVYVAVGKEGLTPTEIPRVMEIDANLLAEKIKASKSKNIKVYFDYFPQENHATILHPAVASSFKFFYQIKEKE
- a CDS encoding HD domain-containing protein translates to MINIQTLYQKAIKFAAKKHADINQLIPGTNLPYVVHLSNVAMEILVASQNTKEFNAEFAVQVALLHDILEDTNTTFEELSQEFSTEIAKAVLALTKNAEIPKESRMTDSLDRIKQLPKEVWAVKLADRITNLQTPPQLWGIEKISAYQKEAIQIADALKGSNDFLEKRLQEKIVDYLEYCITSHNQN
- a CDS encoding nuclear transport factor 2 family protein, which gives rise to MSLNKQTVNEYMAAFRVSDHERILDCLTEDVIWEMPGIYQHVGKEAFDKEIENDNFVGSPSIQIIKLIEENDIVIAEGAVQGNMKNGNMLDAVFCDVFEMEKGKIKKLTSYLMSRNASLKFE
- the ccsA gene encoding cytochrome c biogenesis protein CcsA codes for the protein MNYWIYFSNYAFFAIICWLICMLLQVVKLKRNKMLPILLFAALGGLSMVVFTYNLWQNLGRPPMRTLGETRLWYAVFLPVIGIITYIRWQYKWLLNYSLVMATVFLTINYFNPDTYNKALMPALQSVWFVPHVLVYIFSYALLAASSIVACYGLFEYYRGKYKNNILQLANNLVYVGFGFLSLGLLFGALWAKEAWGHYWTWDPKETWAMLTWLGYLIYIHMHYRYPDSVKPVLITLALAFVILLLCWFGVNYMPSSAQSVHTYTNG
- a CDS encoding GNAT family N-acetyltransferase, with amino-acid sequence MKSIQENKLDNPVWNSLSETHRGFVLDYGNTKFYNPDYCPFGGFINSESTLEASNQYSVATENFFIVGEKPEISNSLKIVKELICLQMIVYNKIELSITDKIVKLTEEHNEELVQLVNLVQPGYFKNKTAALGNYYGIFKENQLVAITGERMKMNDFTEVSAIITHPDHTGKGYAKQLIAHCVNNIFNENKTPYLHVVESNIGAIGLYEKLGFVTRRKMSFWNIAKNQ
- the nrfH gene encoding cytochrome c nitrite reductase small subunit, with product MIKILNYLLPPRKWVPFVIVAVGVGTGLFAYLLYVSNAVSYLSDDPKTCVNCHVMTPFYATWQHSSHGRVTTCNDCHVPHNNVFNKYFFKAKDGIYHATVFTWRAEPQVIHIKEAGTDVVQKNCQRCHGDLNANVKTTGVTLESKSHGEGKLCWDCHREVPHGKVNSLSSVPNARVPLLQSPVPEWLQKQTDSTATEKKKETKQTK
- a CDS encoding SRPBCC family protein, which gives rise to MKSNLLMNFTVNKETSTVNVKREFNASLANVWSAWTEAEILDQWWAPAPWKSKTKRMEFKEGGQRLYAMVGPQGEEHWALADFTSITPKTNFKYLDAFCDNEGNLNNDFPRSDWDVNFSEQGDTTFVDIAIKHEKLSDLEKIIEMGFKEGFTIAMEGLDKIFASKA
- the nrfA gene encoding ammonia-forming cytochrome c nitrite reductase, translated to MKRKPWLGWVMFGVTMLVVFMLGLLVNSVMERRTEALFVNRVLAPVGEFESKNEVWGANYPREYQTYIETADTTFSSKYGGGKMKDMLHEDPRMVVLWAGYAFSKDYNQGRGHFYALEDIYNTLRTGAPKGPQDGPQPASCWVCKSPDVPRMMDKLGIDEFYKQTWAALGPEIVNPIGCADCHDSKTMNLKITRPALIEAFKEQGKDITKATHNEMRSLVCAQCHVEYYFDKKSVEGAVKVKFPWKNGMGVEDMEKYYDGIEFSDFTHALSKAPILKAQHPDYEIHQMGIHGQRGVSCADCHMPYKSEGGQKFTDHKIQSPLNNVANSCQVCHREEEKTLVANVTERQDKIYQIRIELEDQLVKAHIEAKLAWDKGATEAQMKNILQLIRQSQWRWDFTAASHGGSFHAPLETARVITNGLNKAAEARIALGKVLASLGQTGPIQYPDISTKAKAQQFIGLDMAKERANKAEFKKTLLPQWLEQAKKK
- a CDS encoding cytochrome c biogenesis protein ResB; the encoded protein is MRIVNLEDQKIAKKKLWQFPWDYKESFIIAAGLLVTGYLLQITTRTSIKAVSAPINYIIGALFIIMLLLLHFTSRTHPWVKWLRSVPASVSAIVLVLIQAVIMGTLPQQNFVEGVKPDLFGFSFVLTSWPFIIAQLYFLTTLGLATLNRMTPWQWKNWGFILNHLGLFIAMTAGILGSGDLQRYTMKLYENQLVWGAENEEGVMVPMPIAFELTSFDMETFTPKLALADITNNSIETKGVNALRMISKGDSYDYKGYKIKIVNYIEDSKFTGNGYFPVNEEGATPAALVEVKSATIDTTAWISCGSFATEYSYLQLNDKEAIVMLQPEAKKYSSHVNVYVKDDKNDKTVIEVNKPYKVGGWKVYQLSYDEKFGKWSKLSVVELVRDPWLPVVYSGIFMMIIGAAYLIFKGRGTVI